In Bacteroides cellulosilyticus, the genomic stretch TTCTGCTTCTCCAGAAGAAGGTCGTTAATATGATAGATTTCCTTCATTTGCCGCAACTGATTTGCAGAAAAAGCATTGTCCAATGAGTCCTGAGTCCGTATGAGGTAACGTTTAGTCTCGATAGCTCCGTCAATATCACCTTTGTCAATCTGGGTGGACGCCTTATAATTAATAAGCGTAGCAAAAGTGGATACATAATGATTCAATACTACCGGTGTCACTTCATCTATCAGGGCAATACTTTTGTCATACTCCTGTGTACGGGCATAATATTGCAATTGTACAAGCTGGACATTCAACCAGAAAACCGGATCTACATGATCTTCCAATAATGCCTTTGCTTTATTTATATGCTCCAGAGCAATATGATAAGTTCCCTTATTCATATACAAGAGAACATACTTTATCTGGCAGTCAATCTCAAAATTACTCCAATTTTTCCGTGTCTCAGGTTCACGGGTTATGACTTCCTGTAAGGTCTCATCCATTTGTTGAACATAAGGTCGCCTCAAGCTATCTCTTCCTGTATTACCATACACTTGAGCAATACGCGAAAGAATATCCACACGCAAACTGGTCTTAGTCCGGGGAGTAAAACGTTGATAGGCTTTTAAAAAAATGTTCAATGCTTCGTCCACTCTGCTGGATACTCCGTATGCACACCCTAAACTATTGTATGATGCTATCTCACCATTATTACTATTGTGTTCCAAGGACTCTGCCAATGTTTCTTTTGCCACATATACAGCCTTTTCTATCTGCCTTTTAGAAGCCAGGGCACGGCTGATCGCAGCTTTCTGCTCCAGATAATAATCATATGTACCTACTTCAGGAGCATATTTTTCCAGCTTATCCACCCAATATGCCAAACTGTCCGCATCATGTAATTTGTCATAGCAAGAGGCCAGATAATAAGCACCCAGATTCTCATAAATGATATTTTTCTGAATACACGCTTCCTGATATAAAGCGGTTGAGAAAGTTTTGTTATAAGGAGCGTACTGATGTCTGTAAGCCATATCACGCAAGTAAGTAAGCTTAGGAAGCGTGCCCGGCATGGACTGCGCTATTTTCAGAATACTGTCCTGATATTGCTGCGCATTGGCATCTTCTGCATACAACGCATAAGGATACATATTCAGCAAACAAAACCATATAATTAGTATGTGCTTCATCATACAGCCCCCTCCGCTTTAGTTTTATACTTTAACGGATGCGTAAAGCAGAAACGTGCACCTTGTGTATAGTTACTGTCTACCCATATCCGTCCTCTCATGTAGGTCACAATCAACTGGCATATGGAAAGTCCCAGACCACTTCCCTGTGCAAAGTCGTTCAGCTTTTCAAAACGTTCAAAAATCAAGCCCTGTTTCTCAAGTGGAATACCGCAACCGGTATCGGTTACAGAAAAAAATGCAGTATTGCGGTCAGATAACTCTAACCTCAATACAATAGATCCTTCTTTAGTAAACTTGGTAGCATTCACCAACAAGTTAATCAGAACCTGACGAAGACGGGCATCGTCTGTTTCTATCATCAACTCCGGAAGTTCCGTATCGAAACGTAATTCCACCTCAAGTTTACGAGAAGCGTTAACAGTTTCCGAAGCTTCCTTACAGAGTTTCACGGCATCATACGGCCGGATATTAAATGTTATATTATCATTCTCGAAATCCGAAAAATCAAGAATATCATTAATCAGTTTCAAAAGTTGAAAGGAGTTGACTTTAATAATCTCACAGAATTCCTTACGTGAATCCTCATCAAAAGAGTCATCTTCCGAAGCCAGGACGGCAGAAAAACCGACAATGGCATTGAGCGGTGTACGTACTTCATGACTCATATTGGAAAGGAACATGTTCTTTTTCTGTATGGCACGCTCTGCCTTCTGTATCATTTTTTCCTGTGAACATTTTGACTCTTTCAGACGGAATATCTTCCTCCAGCTAAGATACAGGAAAAGCAGCAGGAAAAGTGTGCAGACAACAATACCTCCCAAATAAAGCCGATAGGAAAACAAACGGTCACGCTCGTTCTGATAAGTCAGCCGGTCGGCTTGGAAGCGGGTGGTCAACTGATCTATCTCTTTAGGATAATTTTTCTCAAAAGACGATTTAATGTATGAAAACACCAAACCGTATTGCTTATATGCTTCTTCCTTGCGCCCCATTTTCACGAGCAGGTCAGCCTTGTCTTGCAGGACTCCCTTGTACAAGCTGCTGTTGATTTCAGCATAATCCGTATGTAAAAAAGCATCATAAGTTGTCAGAGATTTCTCATATTCACCGGTACGTTCCCAATACATAGCCTCGGCTATCAAGAGATGTTGCATAATACCCGGAATCAGCTTTTCCCTCAAAGGTTCCACTTCATCCAAGTGTTGACGAGCGGTCTTCACAGAACCCTTAAACAGTTGACAATAGGCATTGAAGATATGCCGGACAGCTTGTTCCTGCTCTGAGAGACTATCTGCGGAAAAACGGTTCAGGCGGGCCATGAAATACGCTGCCTCCGTAAAATTACGAATACGAAGATTGTGCTCTACTAATTCCAACAATAACATCCGGACATATATTCCCTCACCGGACATTTGATCGAACATCTCTAATGCCTGTACATGAGCACTCCCTGCTTCCTGGTTTCGTCCGGTATAAGAATACACCTCACTAATGGCATTCAGTGCAAGAGCAGTTCCCAAAGCATGCGAGAGTGCACTTGCTTTTGAATACATCTGCTCACTCCAATCAATGGCCAGGCGTATTTCTCCACGAAAAAGATATGATTTTATGAGTATACGTTCCAGTTCAAAGTACGTATTATATTGCTTGGTAGATTCCAGATAATTGAGGATACTATCCAGATTGATAGCCGAGCTTTCTTCCTTTGTCAGATAATCAAAGCCCATACTGTTGTGAAAAGCAGATATCACTTCATCTTGAATGGTAGCACGCTCGACTTCTGCCAGGCTATCCTCCCCTGCTGATAATGGGAAAATGCATCCAAAGCATACTATATGGAGAACGAGATATTTCAGTAAGTTTCTCATGAAGTTTGTTTGTTTCGTGCTGTGTGGTGTTTGTGTTGCCATTCACCGCATACGCTGGCAAATATATTCAATATTTCCCAAAAAGCCAAAAATTGTGAATGACTAAATGAAAAAAGAGACCAAAGTAGTAGTTATTATCAGGATTACGATCATTATTCCTTCGGCACGGCGGTTGATACGAACAGCTACTTTCATGTCTTCCGTAGTTAAAAGACGATCATTGCTACCGATGTAAGGCTTCCAGACTTCTTCACCGAAATAATTGTGCGGACCTCCGAAACGGCAATCCAGAATACCGGCAAGAGCAGCCTCGGGATAACCGGAATTCGGGCTGGCATGTTGACTGCCATATATTCCGACGAATCTCAACAGAGTCCCAAACCGGCCTCGGGGAAGACAAGCAAGTGTCATGAGAAAAGCTGTCAGACGGGCAGGAATATAATTGGAGACATCATCCAGGCGGGCGGCAAAACAGCCGAAAGCACAGTAACGCTCGTTACGATAGCCAATCATGGAATCCAGAGTATTCACCATCTTATAGGCAAGCATACCGGGGATACCTAATAACATATACCAAAATAGGGGAGCAATTACTCCATCACTCAGATTCTCTGCAAGTGTTTCAAGTGCTGCCGTACGTACTTCCTGTGCAGAAAGTCCGGAAGTATCACGACCGACTATACGAGCTACCTGCTTCCTGCCTTCTTCCAACGAACGATCTACAGCTTCGAATACCATACGAACTTCACGGATAAGTGTGGTACCTGCCAGACAGAAAAAGATGGTAAGTATCTGTAGCGCCAGAAGTAATCCCGGAGAAAATGACGCTATCCAGTGAAATAGATAGTATGCCGCAAAATAAACGGCAAGAACAAGAACAATAGCTACGAAAGCACCTTTTAGTCCTCGTTTTGAACCTTTATTCAACAGATGTTCGCAGAATGAAATCATCTTTCCGAATGCAACTACAGGATGAGGCAACCAAGCCGGATCTCCCAGCCAGCGGTCAAGCAACCAGGCAGCAAGCAAGGGCAGGCTGAGGACAAATACGGTGTTTAAGATAAGAAGAATATTTTCCATTGTGATAACATATAATTGGAGTCTTTTCTATCGGGTTATGAATTAATTCACCACAGAGTAACGCAGGGTCTCACAGAGTTTAATCAATTTGAAATCAAAAGAATAGAACTCCGTGATACTCTGTGTTACTCTGTGGTGAAAACTTATTTCTGCACAGATATGTATTATCAATAAGTCGCAAACCATTGTTCTATAGCCTGTACGAGCCGGTCATTTTCCTCAGCTGTCTGGGCAGCGATACGAAAGAAATGTTCATCCAGACCTTCAAAATTGGAAGCATCGCGAATTAGTATGCCGTGTTCATTGGCGAGGTAATTCTTGAGAGCGGAAGCCTTGCCAATACGAAGACGAACCAACATAAAGTGAGTTTCCGTCTCCCATACCTCAAGACCGCCCAAGTTCTCCAAAGCATGACGTAAACGAGCCGTCTCCTGCAAATAAACAGAAATATTCAAGGGATTAGGAACGTCGTAAGCCAGCAGATAGATTCCGGCCTCAATAGCTAACTGATTGACAGACCAAGGCATACGATGAGTACGCAAACGACTGAGCAAACCTTCGCCAGCAGTTATATATCCCAGTCGTAAACCCGGAACAGCATAGCGTTTCGTCATGGAATGAAGCAGCAGGACATTCGGAAAGTTGACTGCTTCATCCGGCGAAAACAAAGGCTGTACAGTAAAGAACTCGTAAGACTGGTCGATGACAAAACAAACCTGCGGATTACGGGTAATCAATTCTTTCAGATAAGTTTTCTCTATGACCGTACCGGTAGGATTGTTAGGGTTACAAAGCCATAGCATACGGATATCAGGCGGTAAGAGATAATTGGCTTCTGCTGTCGGAAGCTTATAGAGTGACGTCACCCGATGACCATGCATGCGGCAAGCGTCAGCATACTCGCTGAATGTAGGTTGAAGAATGGCTGTATTAGTACCACGAAAAGTTTGTGCTATAAGATAAATAGCTTCTGTAGCACCATTCGTCACACAAACAGAGGTGGCCGTAAGGTGATACTTCTCTGCCAGACGACCTTCCAGAGTATAAGGTTCCGGTTCCGGATAAGAAGAAATACCGCTGATACAGCTACACAAATGAGCCTGAAGTCCGGATAAATCTACACGATTATACACATTGGAACTGAAATTGACCGTTATAGGCCGCTCGAATTTATAGGAATCATCTCCGTGTCCTTCAATCATGAGTTGTCAGTATTTTATAAATAAGTGGCAGATCAACATGACTACGCACATGGTCGGCCAGTTTATTGTATTGTTCTTCTTTGAATTGATGATAATCGAAAGATTTTCCCGCATCGGCAATCTTGTCGGCAAAAGGTTCCAGAAGGAAGTCGATGAATGAGGGATTGTCAAGAATACCGTGGATATAGGTTCCTATACAGGTACGATCCAGGAAATAACCGTCTGCACCGCCATCTTCCAGAAAATTCAGAGGGGAAACCGGCGCATCATAAACAGGAACGGTGGTACCCATGTGAATTTCGTAACCTTCCAGATTTGCCTGCATTCCGTCAGTAGACAAATGGCTGTTTTCCCTTGCAACAGGGGAAAGGTGGAATCTTATTTGCCGGGTAATCTTCTCTCCCGTCATGTGTGTACTGACAGGCAGAAGTCCTAAACCGGGTAAACGTTCTATTTCTCCTTCCACATGGTCAGGATCACACACTTCTTGTCCCATAATCTGATAGCCGCCGCAAATGCCCATAACGGTGGCGCCTTCACGATGGGCACGTATCACGGCTTGTGCCACACCATTACGACGCAATTCGTGCAAATCGGCAAGGGTGCTCTTACTGCCGGGTAACAGGATGATATCGGCTTTCGCCAATTCATCTACGTTATTCGTATAGAAAAGGTGCACCCGGGGATCGCGTTCCAGCACATTAAAATCGGTAAAGTTACTGAGATGGCGCAGCAATACAACCGCTACGTTTACTTTACCCTGCTCTGTCTGCACGGATTTCGTGGCAAGGGCCAGCGAATCTTCTTCTTCGATATAAATATCTTTATAATAAGGAACAACGCCTACCACGGGAATGTCACAAAGTTCTTCAAGCATCTTTACTCCGGATTCGAACAGGCGGATATCCCCACGAAATTTATTGATTAGTATGCCTTTGATGCGTTCCCTTTCGTAAGGACGCAGCAACATTAACGAACCATAGACGCTGGCAAAGACTCCTCCCCGGTCAATGTCTCCTACGAGGATCACATCTGCTCCGGCATGCAGGGCCATGGGCAGGTTTACCAGATCCGTATCCCGGAGGTTTATCTCGGAAATACTTCCGGCGCCTTCCATCACAATGGGGTTATAACGGGTGGCAAGACGGTCGAAAGCTGAACAAACCTCGTGACGCAACTCTTCACGGCCTTCAACACGGAAATACTCATAGGCACTGCGGTTACCGATGGGACGTCCGTTAAGTACCACTTGTGAAGTATGATCGGAAGAGGGTTTCAGCAACAACGGATTCATATCCGTATGGCAGGGGACTCCTGCCGCTTCGGCCTGAACAGCCTGGGCACGACCTATTTCCAGCCCTTCAGGTGTAGCATAGGAATTAAGTGCCATATTCTGTGCCTTAAATGGTGCCGGATGATAGCCATCCTGACGGAAAATACGGCAGAAAGCCGCGGCAATGATGCTTTTGCCTACATCACTACCGGTACCGGCAAACATAATAGGATGAAGTTTCTCCATAAGAAAATGTTTTTTAGAGAGGGCAAAGATAATGCAAATCGAGTGTAGAACTTTCATGCTTGCATGAAAAAGTTACGAGCTACGAGCTACGAGCTACAAGTGGCTGCGCTATATTCCGAAAGGCATTTGTAGCACGTAGCTTGCAGCTTTATGGGTGCCGCCAATTACGAGGTATTTGGCAATAGGTATTCTACGGTCTGTAGAATAGGTATTCAACGATCTGTAGAATAGGTATTCAACGGTCTTGGTAATTATCCGAACAAAAAGAAGCTTCCATTTTCATGCCACCATTGAACAATAGAAACGAACGAGTGTTTGAGATAAACGAGCCTAAACCAACAACTTGACGTATGAAACATATTTTATTGATCGTCCTGTTGGGAGCGAGCCTATCTGTGACGGCGCAAACGAAACTCTCCCTCAGCTACGACGACGCCCTACAAATGCTGCAAAAAGGCAATCAAAGCCTGAAGATTGCGGATAAAGGTATTGAAACAGCCCGCACAGAGCGGGATAAACTGAATGCTTTGTGGTATCCGAGCCTACAGGGAGCCGGTACGTATGTCCACATGTCCGAAAAGATAGAAGTGAAACAACCCCTATCCCAATTCACAGATCCGGCAAAGGATTTTGTACACGGCATCCTGCCGGACGATAAATTCATTAGCGGAATACTGGATCAGATAGGTAGCTACACTCTTGCTTTTCCTCTTGCTCCCCGCAATCTGACTACTGTAGGCTTAACAGCCGAGTGGGTGGTCTTTTCCGGTGGAAAGCGTATACGGGCAGGCAAAATCGGAAATCGGATGATTGACCTTGCCCGGGAAAACCGTGCACAGACAGATGCCACACAACGAACCCTATTGGCAGAAAGCTATTACGGTCTCAGCCTCGCCAGGGAAGTTGCAGCAGTCCGTCAGGACACTTATAACGGTTTGAAACAGCATTATGAAAATGCCCTCAAACTTGAAGCAGCCGGAATGATCGACAAGGCCGGACGCCTCTTTGCACAAGTGAATATGGACGAAGCCTGGCGGGCACTGGAAGCCGCACAGAAAGAAGTTACAGTCGTGGAAAGTGCTTTACGTACCTTGCTCAATCAGGAGGATACCTGCAAGATTGAGCCTACGTCTCCTCTCTTTATCAATTCCACACTCCCGGCAAAAGAGGAGTTTCAGCAGACTATGCGTTCGGGCAACTATATCCTGAACCAGTTGTCACTACAACAAAGCATTGCCAAACAACAATTACGGATAGACCAAAGTGGCTATCTGCCTGACATCGCCCTGTTCGGCAAACAGACGCTTTACGCCCATGGGATACAGAGCAACCTCGTGCCACGCACGATTGTCGGAGTAGGTTTCACCTGGAACCTTTTCGACGGACTGGCAAGGGAGAAACGTATCCGCCAGTCGAAAATTACCGAGCAAACTCTTGCTTTGGGAAAAGATAAGGCGCAAGATGACCTTTCAGTAGGCATAGACAAGCTGTACACAGGATTGCAAAAGGCACAGGATAATGTGCAGGCACTCAACTCAACCATTGCCCTGAGTGAAGAGCTTGTACGAATTCGTAAGAAATCCTTTGCTGAAGGCATGGCAACCAGTACCGAGGTAATAGATGCCGAAACCATGCTTGCCACCGTTAAGGTAGCCCGCCTGGCGGCCTATTATGAATATGATGTAACACTAATGAACCTGTTGGCACTTTGTGGTACACCGGAACAATTCAGCAGCTACGCTGTTAAATGAAGAACTAAGAATGAAGAACTAAGAATGATGAATGAAGAATTTGGCTGCGCTATGCAAGCATGCGGCAAGGTAATTCTTCATTCTTCATTCCTCATTCTTCATTAAAATATAACAATTA encodes the following:
- a CDS encoding histidine kinase dimerization/phospho-acceptor domain-containing protein; protein product: MKHILIIWFCLLNMYPYALYAEDANAQQYQDSILKIAQSMPGTLPKLTYLRDMAYRHQYAPYNKTFSTALYQEACIQKNIIYENLGAYYLASCYDKLHDADSLAYWVDKLEKYAPEVGTYDYYLEQKAAISRALASKRQIEKAVYVAKETLAESLEHNSNNGEIASYNSLGCAYGVSSRVDEALNIFLKAYQRFTPRTKTSLRVDILSRIAQVYGNTGRDSLRRPYVQQMDETLQEVITREPETRKNWSNFEIDCQIKYVLLYMNKGTYHIALEHINKAKALLEDHVDPVFWLNVQLVQLQYYARTQEYDKSIALIDEVTPVVLNHYVSTFATLINYKASTQIDKGDIDGAIETKRYLIRTQDSLDNAFSANQLRQMKEIYHINDLLLEKQKIKDTNYKRGFLFLITLLVLILIFYLYTRYISRKIAAAEKVTVSAAMQAEADNTTKDRLQSEISHDIRTPLNVVVGFAELLTESKELTAEAKVEYGKMIQENAENLLTYVNSILELSRLESGKTQYVQEECELIELCRKEITIAEQSGNGRVTVRLKTDVENKMISTDKNKFSSLLSSLLVPSENDENTYNIVIRIRYDKEKNMLFFRVTGTPLAKARFENKTALIRHEINAHFVHAFNGTYKVQEGAAEGPLVLFSIQAANQVSTE
- a CDS encoding sensor histidine kinase, which encodes MRNLLKYLVLHIVCFGCIFPLSAGEDSLAEVERATIQDEVISAFHNSMGFDYLTKEESSAINLDSILNYLESTKQYNTYFELERILIKSYLFRGEIRLAIDWSEQMYSKASALSHALGTALALNAISEVYSYTGRNQEAGSAHVQALEMFDQMSGEGIYVRMLLLELVEHNLRIRNFTEAAYFMARLNRFSADSLSEQEQAVRHIFNAYCQLFKGSVKTARQHLDEVEPLREKLIPGIMQHLLIAEAMYWERTGEYEKSLTTYDAFLHTDYAEINSSLYKGVLQDKADLLVKMGRKEEAYKQYGLVFSYIKSSFEKNYPKEIDQLTTRFQADRLTYQNERDRLFSYRLYLGGIVVCTLFLLLFLYLSWRKIFRLKESKCSQEKMIQKAERAIQKKNMFLSNMSHEVRTPLNAIVGFSAVLASEDDSFDEDSRKEFCEIIKVNSFQLLKLINDILDFSDFENDNITFNIRPYDAVKLCKEASETVNASRKLEVELRFDTELPELMIETDDARLRQVLINLLVNATKFTKEGSIVLRLELSDRNTAFFSVTDTGCGIPLEKQGLIFERFEKLNDFAQGSGLGLSICQLIVTYMRGRIWVDSNYTQGARFCFTHPLKYKTKAEGAV
- the cbiB gene encoding adenosylcobinamide-phosphate synthase CbiB gives rise to the protein MENILLILNTVFVLSLPLLAAWLLDRWLGDPAWLPHPVVAFGKMISFCEHLLNKGSKRGLKGAFVAIVLVLAVYFAAYYLFHWIASFSPGLLLALQILTIFFCLAGTTLIREVRMVFEAVDRSLEEGRKQVARIVGRDTSGLSAQEVRTAALETLAENLSDGVIAPLFWYMLLGIPGMLAYKMVNTLDSMIGYRNERYCAFGCFAARLDDVSNYIPARLTAFLMTLACLPRGRFGTLLRFVGIYGSQHASPNSGYPEAALAGILDCRFGGPHNYFGEEVWKPYIGSNDRLLTTEDMKVAVRINRRAEGIMIVILIITTTLVSFFI
- a CDS encoding threonine-phosphate decarboxylase — encoded protein: MIEGHGDDSYKFERPITVNFSSNVYNRVDLSGLQAHLCSCISGISSYPEPEPYTLEGRLAEKYHLTATSVCVTNGATEAIYLIAQTFRGTNTAILQPTFSEYADACRMHGHRVTSLYKLPTAEANYLLPPDIRMLWLCNPNNPTGTVIEKTYLKELITRNPQVCFVIDQSYEFFTVQPLFSPDEAVNFPNVLLLHSMTKRYAVPGLRLGYITAGEGLLSRLRTHRMPWSVNQLAIEAGIYLLAYDVPNPLNISVYLQETARLRHALENLGGLEVWETETHFMLVRLRIGKASALKNYLANEHGILIRDASNFEGLDEHFFRIAAQTAEENDRLVQAIEQWFATY
- a CDS encoding cobyric acid synthase encodes the protein MEKLHPIMFAGTGSDVGKSIIAAAFCRIFRQDGYHPAPFKAQNMALNSYATPEGLEIGRAQAVQAEAAGVPCHTDMNPLLLKPSSDHTSQVVLNGRPIGNRSAYEYFRVEGREELRHEVCSAFDRLATRYNPIVMEGAGSISEINLRDTDLVNLPMALHAGADVILVGDIDRGGVFASVYGSLMLLRPYERERIKGILINKFRGDIRLFESGVKMLEELCDIPVVGVVPYYKDIYIEEEDSLALATKSVQTEQGKVNVAVVLLRHLSNFTDFNVLERDPRVHLFYTNNVDELAKADIILLPGSKSTLADLHELRRNGVAQAVIRAHREGATVMGICGGYQIMGQEVCDPDHVEGEIERLPGLGLLPVSTHMTGEKITRQIRFHLSPVARENSHLSTDGMQANLEGYEIHMGTTVPVYDAPVSPLNFLEDGGADGYFLDRTCIGTYIHGILDNPSFIDFLLEPFADKIADAGKSFDYHQFKEEQYNKLADHVRSHVDLPLIYKILTTHD
- a CDS encoding TolC family protein; translation: MKHILLIVLLGASLSVTAQTKLSLSYDDALQMLQKGNQSLKIADKGIETARTERDKLNALWYPSLQGAGTYVHMSEKIEVKQPLSQFTDPAKDFVHGILPDDKFISGILDQIGSYTLAFPLAPRNLTTVGLTAEWVVFSGGKRIRAGKIGNRMIDLARENRAQTDATQRTLLAESYYGLSLAREVAAVRQDTYNGLKQHYENALKLEAAGMIDKAGRLFAQVNMDEAWRALEAAQKEVTVVESALRTLLNQEDTCKIEPTSPLFINSTLPAKEEFQQTMRSGNYILNQLSLQQSIAKQQLRIDQSGYLPDIALFGKQTLYAHGIQSNLVPRTIVGVGFTWNLFDGLAREKRIRQSKITEQTLALGKDKAQDDLSVGIDKLYTGLQKAQDNVQALNSTIALSEELVRIRKKSFAEGMATSTEVIDAETMLATVKVARLAAYYEYDVTLMNLLALCGTPEQFSSYAVK